One region of Camelina sativa cultivar DH55 chromosome 6, Cs, whole genome shotgun sequence genomic DNA includes:
- the LOC109133312 gene encoding probable E3 ubiquitin-protein ligase RNF144A-B, whose amino-acid sequence MNVTTRPVDPTSPPLAYPHWPEAGPAVHFFSVILIFAMQPIKKRFASLFPISVPGNSITHSYKQAKEAIVSELSRFVKNPPYQAKATRKTTCTICLDDDINANQMFCINKCRHRFCYVCMKKHIEVRLRLEGSVIRCPHYRCKSKLTFGSCVHLLTPQLRKIWQQRIIENRIPIIQRIYCPNPRCSALISINEAEVRRRCFECGQLLCIKCKVSWHVDLSCDDYKKLGPNPTADDMLKALANKKLWRQCEKCKHMIELSEGCIKVTCRCGHMFCYKCGKSKAGACCHGIFHMYLPMQP is encoded by the exons TTCACTTTTTCTCGGTGATTCTGATCTTTGCGATGCAACCTATAAAAAAACGATTTGCGTCCTTATTTCCGATTTCTGTACCGGGAAATAGTATTACACATTCTTATAAACAAGCAAAGGAAGCTATAGTTTCTGAACTCAGCAGGTTTGTGAAGAATCCTCCTTACCAAGCCAAGGCTACTCGCAAAACGACTTGCACTATCTGTTTAGATGATGATATTAATGCTAATCAGATGTTTTGTATTAATAAGTGTCGTCATCGATTCTGTTACGTGTGTATGAAGAAACATATAGAGGTGAGGCTACGACTTGAGGGAAGTGTGATTAGATGTCCTCACTATCGCTGCAAGTCTAAGCTGACTTTTGGAAGCTGTGTCCATCTTTTGACACCTCAACTAAGAAAGATATGGCAACAAAGGATCATAGAGAACAGGATTCCTATAATACAGAGAATTTATTGCCCAAACCCGAGGTGCTCGGCTTTAATATCGATTAACGAAGCTGA AGTTAGAAGACGATGCTTCGAATGCGGTCAACTCCTTTGCATTAAATGTAAAGTTTCGTGGCATGTTGACTTGTCGTGCGACGATTACAAGAAATTGGGTCCAAATCCTACAGCTGATGATATGCTCAAAGCTTTAGCGAATAAGAAATTGTGGCGTCAATGTGAAAAGTGCAAACACATGATTGAGCTTTCAGAAGGGTGCATCAAAGTAACCTGCAG ATgtggacatatgttttgctacAAATGTGGAAAGTCTAAGGCTGGAGCTTGCTGTCATGGTATTTTCCATATGTATCTCCCAATGCAACCATAG